The DNA window GTCGACGGACAGGCCCGTGGGGACGACGATGGACATCGCGGATTTCGCCTTGCCCTTGAACTTTTCGGCAGCCGCAGCCTTCGCGATGAGATCGACGGCCTCCGAGCCTATCTGCCGCGCAACCGCGTCGGAGGGCTTGAGATCCTCCCCGACGAAGACGATGAGGTCGCCGGTTTCGACCTTGCCGTGGGGCTGGAAGTCGATCTTGAAGCTGTCGGCCATGAAATCCTCTTTGTTGTGATGCACATCGCCGGTCTTCAGGCCGGCTGCGACGCTGACGCCTGGGGACATATATCATATGGCGGGTTAAGGCACGGGGAAGCGGTCGTGAAAACGGCGCAATCCCGATCTGTTGAAAACAGCCGTCTTGCCTGAGATCATGTGACAGGATACCCAGGGCTCCACCGCCCGGGGGGCGAAGGGCTTCATGACACTTCTCGAACGCTACATCCTCAAGAACACATTCAATGCCTTCGCCGCGTGTCTCGTCGCCCTGACGGGCGTGATCTGGATCACGCAGGCCCTGCGCGAACTCGACCTGCTGACCGGCAAGGGCCAGACCTTCTTCATCTTCCTGACCGTAACCGGCCTGTCCCTGCCGGCGCTGATCAACGTCATCGCCCCGGTCGCCCTGTTCCTGGCGACGCTCTACACCTTGAACAAGCTCAACGGCGATTCCGAGCTGATCGTCATGAGCGCCGGCGGGATGCCGCCGCAGCGCCTTCTGCGCCCCTTCCTGGCCCTGGCTGCCTTCGTGTGCGTCGTGGTGGCGATCATCTCGCTCTATCTGATGCCCGCCAGTTTCCAGGAAATGCGCCAGCTGTTCACCAAGATCAGGGCCGATTTCGTCGGCACCATGGCCAAGGAGGGACAGTTCATCACCCTCGATAGCGGCATCACGTTCCATTACCGGGAACGCTCGGGGGATGCCCTCCTGGGAATCTTCATGGAAGATCTCCGGGAGAAGGACAAAGCCATCGTGTATCTGGCCGAGCGCGGCCAGACCGTCGAGCAGGGCGGAAACGCCTATCTCTTGCTTCAGAAGGGCAGCGTTCAGCGCAAGGAGCCGAACAGCCGCGATTCATCGATCGTGGCCTTCGAACGCTATGCGGTCGACCTGTCCGCCTTCAACAAGGAGGGCGGCGAGGTCATCTACAAGCCGCGCGAGCGGAGCACGACCCAGCTCCTGTTCCCCGACAAGAACGAACTGATCTACCAGGAGCAGCGGGGGCGCTTCCGGGCCGAGCTGCACGAGCGGCTGTCGTCCTGGCTCTACCCGCTCGCCATGATGATCATCGCCTTCGCGGCCCTCGGGGAGGCCCGAACCACCCGCCAGGGGCGGGGCATTGCCATGGCCGGGGCTGTCGTCGCCATTGTTTTCTTGCGGATCCTGGGCTTTGCCGCATCGAGCGCGGTGGCGCGAACCCCGTTTGCCGTGGTGGCCATGTATGGCATCCCGCTCGCCGGCATCGTGGTGAGCCTGCTGCTCATCTTCAAGGGCCCGGCCATACGGTCCGCACAGGCGAGGCTGCATGCCGCAATCCGCAACCTGCTGCCGTCACGCTCCCCCGCACCTCAGAAGGCCTGACCATGCTGATCGGCCGCACCCTCGGGTTCTATTTCTCGCGACAGTTCATTAAGACTATTTTCTTAGTGTTCGCGACTGTCTTCGGTCTCGTCTACACCCTCGACTTCGTGGAGCTGATGCGCCGGGCGGGCGACGCCCCGGCCGCCACGACCGGGGTGATCGCCCAATTGGCCCTGTTCCGCACGCCGGCCATCGCCGAGCAGGTCATGCCTTTCGCGGTGCTGTTCGGCAGCATGGCGGCCCTCCTCCAGCTCAGCCGCAAGCTCGAGTTGGTCGTGGCCCGGGCCGCCGGTATCTCGGCCTGGCAGTTCCTGCAGCCCGGCCTCCTGATCGCCCTGCTGATCGGCATCGTGTCCGTGACCGTCTACAACCCGGTCTCGGCGATCCTCAAGCAGCGCGGCACTGCCTTGGAAACGCAGATCTTCTCCCGGGCCGTTCAAACCCGCGAGAAGCCGATTTGGATCCGCCAGAGGAGCCAGGACGGACAGGCCATCCTCCGGGGTGACGGCTCCAACGCGGATACGGCGACCCTCTTCGGCGTCACGGTCTATGCCTTCGATCCCGCGGGTGTCTTCACCCACCGGGTCGAAGCCAAGGAGGCGACCCTGCACGAGGGCTTCTGGGAGCTCAAGGATGCCCGCATCCTGTCGGCCACCGAGGAGCCCCAGGCGCACGACCGCTACCTGATCGCCTCGAACCTGCAGCCCTCGCAGGTTCGACAGAGCTTCACCGATCCGGACGCGGTTCCGTTCTGGGACCTCAAGGAGACGATCAACCGCATGGAGCAGGCGGACATCAACGTCACGCCCTACCGGCTCCATTACGACCTGCTTCTGGCCCGCCCGCTGCTGTTCATCGCGATGGTTTTCGTCGCCGCATCCGTATCGTTAAGATTCTTTCGATTCGGCGGTGTAGCGATGATGGTTCTGGGTGGCGTCGCTGCGGGCTTCGTGCTTTATGTCGCGACGGAGCTAATGGCGGAGCTTGGCGCCTCGGGAATCATCAGCTCCCTTGTTGCAGCCTGGTTCCCGGCTGTAGTAGGCAGTCTGTTAGGGACCTTGGCGTTATTGCACCAAGAGGACGGCTAACCGGCCTCGACAAGAAGGTTTGCGAAGGAGTGGGGATGCGGCGGCTTAGGACAACGATCGCAACGTCTGCGATCGCAGCGGCTCTGCTGGCTGCTGTGTCTGTGCCTGCGCTTGCCCAGGCGACCCTGAACGAGGCCATCGCCGGGCGCGCCCAGTCCGGATCCGGCCAGGACCGGCTTCTCGTCGACGCCAAGGAAATCGTCTACGACAACGACAAAAACACGATCGCCGCCTCCGGCGACGTCCAGATGAACTATCAGGGCCGGACCCTCCAGGCCGACCGGGTCACCTACGACCGGAACACCGGCCGTGTCTTTGCGGAAGGCAATGCCCGGCTCACGGACGCCAGCGGTACGGTCGCGACGGGCGACCGCTTCGAGCTGACGGACGATTTCAAGAACGGCTTCATCGATTCCCTGAGGGTGGTTCAGACGACCGTCGAGCAGGGTCGCCCCCTCACGACCCGCTTCTCGGCCCCGCGTGCCGAGCGCGCCGAGGGCGAGACCACGACGTTCGAGCGCGGCACCTATACGGCCTGCGAGCCCTGCAAGGACAACCCGGAGCGCCCCCCGCTCTGGCAGGTCAAGGCCGCGAAGATCATCCACAACAACAGCGAGCGGACGATCTATTACGAGGACGCGACCCTTGAGCTCCTCGGCATCCCGGTCGCCTACCTGCCCTATTTCTGGACCCCCGACCCGACGGTGAAGCGCAAGACCGGCTTCCTGTCGCCGCGCTACGTCTATTCGACCGCGCTCGGCTATGGCGGCTCCGTCCCGTTCTTCTGGGCCATCGCGCCGAATTACGACCTGACGATCAGCCCGACCTTCCTGAGCCGCCAGGGCGTGCTGGGCCAGGCCGAGTGGCGCCACCGCCTCGAGAACGGCACCTACAACATCCGGGCTGCCGGCATCTTCCAGCAGGAGCCGGACGCGTTCCTCCCGCCTCCCTACGGGGCGGGCAACCGCGACTTTCGCGGCTCCCTCGAGACGAACGGCCTGTTCTACATCAACCAGAACTGGCGCTGGGGCTGGGACATCGCGCTGCTCTCGGACAAGTGGTTCCTGACGAACTACAAGATCCGCAGCGAGAGCCTCAGCTCGTACTACATCAAGGAATCGATCTCGACCCTGTACCTCCAGGGACAGGGGGACCGGTCCTTCTTCGACGTGCGCGGCTACTACTTCCAGACCCTGTCGAGCAGCGAGTGGCAGAAGCAGCAGCCCATCGTGGCTCCGGTCCTGGACTACAACAAGCGCTTCACCCCGTCGTCCATCGGCGGAGAGGCCGCCATCGACGTGAACGTGACGCACATCTCCCGCGAGGCCGCCCAGTTCGACCCGCTGTCGATCGCCAATACGACCTATTTCGGCGTGGCCCAGACGTGCATCGTCTTCGATCCGGCCTCCTGCCTCGTGCGCGGCATCAGCGGCACGACCTCGCGCGCATCGGTCATGGCGTCGTGGCGCCGTGAATTCGTCGACCCGATCGGCCAGGTCTGGACGCCGTTCGCCTATGTCAGGGCCGACAACATCTGGATCGACCCCGATTTCAAGGGTTACCAGAACGCTCAGCTCGGCAATTTCCTCGACTCGGACGACGATTTCGTCTTCCGGGGCATGCCGGCGGTCGGCGTCGAGTACCGCTACCCGTTCGTCGCGAGCCTCGGAACCTCCGGCAAGCAGATCCTCGAGCCGATCGCCCAGGTGATCGCCCGGCCGAACGAGACCCGGATCGGCAGCCTCCCGAACGAGGATGCTCAGAGCCTCGTCTTCGATGACACCTCCCTGTTCGACTGGGACAAGTTCTCCGGCTACGACCGGGTCGAGGGTGGCGTCCGGGCCAATGTCGGCATCCAGTACACCGTGACCGGCGCCGACGATTTCTACGCCAACGTGCTGTTCGGCCAGTCCTACCAGATCGCAGGGCGCAACTCGTTCCGGCAGCCCGACCTCGCCAATGTCGGGTTGGATTCCGGCCTCGACTCGCGCGCCTCCGATTACGTGGGCCGCTTCCAGATCTCCCCGAACGCGAATTTCGCGCTCGTGACCCGCGCGCGCTTCGACCAGGAAGATTTCGACGTGAACCGGATCGAGGCCGGTTTCCGGGCGAACTTCAATCCATACCTGCCACTCTCGACCTCGCTGACCTATGCCAATTATGCGGCGCAGCCCGCCATCGGCTTCCCGCTGCGCCGCGAGGGTCTGCTCGGCTCGGCCCGGTGGGACATCTCGCCGAACTGGTACGTGACGGGCTCGGTTCTCCTGGATCTGGACCGCTATCTGCTGGCGCGTGAAACCTACCTCGCCCAGCTCACGACCAATCCGAACGCCGTCTACGAGAGCGACAATACGGCCTATGTCAGCGGCATGTCTCTCGGCCTCGGCTACATGGACGAATGCACGACCTTCTCGGTCAGCTACAGCGTGACCCCGCGTGAGGTGGTGCGCAACTCGGGCGAGAAGAACCAGAACCACACGATCGCGTTCAGCCTCGAGTTCCGGTCTCTCGGCGAGGTGGGCTATACTCAGAATCTGAGCGGCACGAGCGATGAATGATGGGGCGGCGGCCCGGTGTCAGGTGTGAACCAGCGCCCTCTTCTGTTGACCCAAGGTGATCCGGCCGGAATCGGGCCGGAGCTCAGCCTGAGGGCTTGGCTCGAGAGGGATCGGGCCGCTCTGCCGCCCTTCGCCGTTCTCGGCGATCCCGATCATCTCGCCCGGGTCGCGGCCATGTTCGGATGGAGCGTTCCCATCGCGCCCGTGGCGCCGGAACAGATCCGATCCGCATTTTCCGACGCACTGCCCGTCGTGCCGCTGAGCGTCGCGGTGTCGGCAGAGCCAGGACGTCCCGATCCGGCCCATGCTCCGTCCGTCCTCGAATCCATCGACAGGGCCGTGAGGCTCGTTCGAGCCGGTTCGGCGGCGGCCGTCGTGACGAACCCGATCGCCAAGCACGTTCTCTACGATGCCGGCTTCAAGCACCCGGGGCATACGGAATATCTCGCGGCCCTCGCTGCGGAAGGCGGGGCCGAGACCTGCCATCCGGTGATGATGCTGTGGAGCGAGCAGCTCGCGGTCGTCCCCGTGACGGTTCACATTTCCCTTTCGGAAGTGCCCTCCGCCCTGACCACGGATCTGATCGTCCTGACCGGACGGATCGTGGCCCGCGAACTGAGGGACCGGTTCGGAATCGACCGTCCACGGCTCGCCCTCGCGGGGCTCAATCCTCACGCCGGCGAGAACGGCGCCATGGGAACCGAGGACGCCAGGATCATCGTTCCGGCCGTCGACATCCTGCGCGCCGAGGGGATCGATGCGGCAGGCCCTCTGCCGGCCGACACCATGTTCCACGCCCGGGCACGCGGCCGATACGACGCGGCGTTGGCCATGTATCATGATCAGGCCCTGATCCCGATCAAGACCATCGCGTTTGACGAGGCGGTCAACGTGACGCTCGGGCTTCCCTTCGTGCGGACGTCGCCCGATCACGGCACCGCGTTCGACATCGCCGGCAAGGGCATTGCCCGCCCCGACAGTCTCATGGCGGCCCTGAGGCTCGCCGCCCGGCTGGGGCGCGCATGAGCCAGATCGACGACCTTCCCCCCTTGCGCGAGGTGGTCCGCACCCACGGGCTGATGGCCAAGAAATCCCTCGGCCAGAACTTCCTGTTCGACCTCAACCTCACGAGCCGGATCGCCCGCTCCGCGGGATCTCTGGAAGACGCGACCGTCATCGAGGTCGGCCCGGGTCCCGGCGGCCTGACCCGCGCCATCCTGGCGGCCGGCGCCGGGAAGGTGATCGCCATCGAGCGTGACACCCGCTGCCTGCCGGCGCTCGCCGAGATCGCCGAGCGCTACCCCGGCCGGCTCAATGTCGTCGAGGCCGATGCCCTGCAATTCGACCCGCGTCCCCTGGCCGGCAACGGGCTCGTCCGGATCATCGCCAACCTGCCCTACAACGTGGGCACGGCGCTGCTGACCGGCTGGCTCACCGGTGAGGCTTGGCCGCCGTGGTGGGCCTCGCTCACGCTCATGTTCCAGCGCGAGGTGGCCGAGCGGATCGTCGCGGACGAGAGCGATCCGAAGAACTACGGGCGGCTCGGGGTTCTCTGCGGCTGGCGCACGCAGGCCAGGATCTTGTTCGACGTGCCCCCCTCGGCCTTCGTGCCGCCGCCGAAGATCACGTCGAGCGTGGTCCATTTGACCCCGAGGGCCGATCCGCTGCCCTGCCGCATCGGGGCCCTGGAAGCCGTGACCCGCGCGGCCTTCGGACAGCGCCGGAAGATGCTGCGCCAGAGCCTGAAGTCTATTGCCCCCGAGCCGGCCGCGATCATCGAGGCGGCAGGGCTCGAGGAGACGGCCCGGGCGGAAAACGTCTCCGTGGAAGGTTATGTGGCGCTGGCCAATGCCTGGGATTCGACGTGCAAGCCCTGAGAGGCTGGCTCGACAGGGTCCCACCGGCACCTCCTTCGTCATCACCGGCCTTGTGCCGGTGATCCCGATCGCTTCGAGCGCTGAGCGTTTCCGGGTCGGGATGGCCGGGACAAGCCCGGCCATGA is part of the Microvirga terrae genome and encodes:
- the lptF gene encoding LPS export ABC transporter permease LptF codes for the protein MTLLERYILKNTFNAFAACLVALTGVIWITQALRELDLLTGKGQTFFIFLTVTGLSLPALINVIAPVALFLATLYTLNKLNGDSELIVMSAGGMPPQRLLRPFLALAAFVCVVVAIISLYLMPASFQEMRQLFTKIRADFVGTMAKEGQFITLDSGITFHYRERSGDALLGIFMEDLREKDKAIVYLAERGQTVEQGGNAYLLLQKGSVQRKEPNSRDSSIVAFERYAVDLSAFNKEGGEVIYKPRERSTTQLLFPDKNELIYQEQRGRFRAELHERLSSWLYPLAMMIIAFAALGEARTTRQGRGIAMAGAVVAIVFLRILGFAASSAVARTPFAVVAMYGIPLAGIVVSLLLIFKGPAIRSAQARLHAAIRNLLPSRSPAPQKA
- the lptG gene encoding LPS export ABC transporter permease LptG, giving the protein MLIGRTLGFYFSRQFIKTIFLVFATVFGLVYTLDFVELMRRAGDAPAATTGVIAQLALFRTPAIAEQVMPFAVLFGSMAALLQLSRKLELVVARAAGISAWQFLQPGLLIALLIGIVSVTVYNPVSAILKQRGTALETQIFSRAVQTREKPIWIRQRSQDGQAILRGDGSNADTATLFGVTVYAFDPAGVFTHRVEAKEATLHEGFWELKDARILSATEEPQAHDRYLIASNLQPSQVRQSFTDPDAVPFWDLKETINRMEQADINVTPYRLHYDLLLARPLLFIAMVFVAASVSLRFFRFGGVAMMVLGGVAAGFVLYVATELMAELGASGIISSLVAAWFPAVVGSLLGTLALLHQEDG
- a CDS encoding LPS-assembly protein LptD, which translates into the protein MRRLRTTIATSAIAAALLAAVSVPALAQATLNEAIAGRAQSGSGQDRLLVDAKEIVYDNDKNTIAASGDVQMNYQGRTLQADRVTYDRNTGRVFAEGNARLTDASGTVATGDRFELTDDFKNGFIDSLRVVQTTVEQGRPLTTRFSAPRAERAEGETTTFERGTYTACEPCKDNPERPPLWQVKAAKIIHNNSERTIYYEDATLELLGIPVAYLPYFWTPDPTVKRKTGFLSPRYVYSTALGYGGSVPFFWAIAPNYDLTISPTFLSRQGVLGQAEWRHRLENGTYNIRAAGIFQQEPDAFLPPPYGAGNRDFRGSLETNGLFYINQNWRWGWDIALLSDKWFLTNYKIRSESLSSYYIKESISTLYLQGQGDRSFFDVRGYYFQTLSSSEWQKQQPIVAPVLDYNKRFTPSSIGGEAAIDVNVTHISREAAQFDPLSIANTTYFGVAQTCIVFDPASCLVRGISGTTSRASVMASWRREFVDPIGQVWTPFAYVRADNIWIDPDFKGYQNAQLGNFLDSDDDFVFRGMPAVGVEYRYPFVASLGTSGKQILEPIAQVIARPNETRIGSLPNEDAQSLVFDDTSLFDWDKFSGYDRVEGGVRANVGIQYTVTGADDFYANVLFGQSYQIAGRNSFRQPDLANVGLDSGLDSRASDYVGRFQISPNANFALVTRARFDQEDFDVNRIEAGFRANFNPYLPLSTSLTYANYAAQPAIGFPLRREGLLGSARWDISPNWYVTGSVLLDLDRYLLARETYLAQLTTNPNAVYESDNTAYVSGMSLGLGYMDECTTFSVSYSVTPREVVRNSGEKNQNHTIAFSLEFRSLGEVGYTQNLSGTSDE
- the pdxA gene encoding 4-hydroxythreonine-4-phosphate dehydrogenase PdxA yields the protein MNQRPLLLTQGDPAGIGPELSLRAWLERDRAALPPFAVLGDPDHLARVAAMFGWSVPIAPVAPEQIRSAFSDALPVVPLSVAVSAEPGRPDPAHAPSVLESIDRAVRLVRAGSAAAVVTNPIAKHVLYDAGFKHPGHTEYLAALAAEGGAETCHPVMMLWSEQLAVVPVTVHISLSEVPSALTTDLIVLTGRIVARELRDRFGIDRPRLALAGLNPHAGENGAMGTEDARIIVPAVDILRAEGIDAAGPLPADTMFHARARGRYDAALAMYHDQALIPIKTIAFDEAVNVTLGLPFVRTSPDHGTAFDIAGKGIARPDSLMAALRLAARLGRA
- the rsmA gene encoding 16S rRNA (adenine(1518)-N(6)/adenine(1519)-N(6))-dimethyltransferase RsmA; translated protein: MSQIDDLPPLREVVRTHGLMAKKSLGQNFLFDLNLTSRIARSAGSLEDATVIEVGPGPGGLTRAILAAGAGKVIAIERDTRCLPALAEIAERYPGRLNVVEADALQFDPRPLAGNGLVRIIANLPYNVGTALLTGWLTGEAWPPWWASLTLMFQREVAERIVADESDPKNYGRLGVLCGWRTQARILFDVPPSAFVPPPKITSSVVHLTPRADPLPCRIGALEAVTRAAFGQRRKMLRQSLKSIAPEPAAIIEAAGLEETARAENVSVEGYVALANAWDSTCKP